In one window of Mytilus galloprovincialis chromosome 6, xbMytGall1.hap1.1, whole genome shotgun sequence DNA:
- the LOC143080382 gene encoding uncharacterized protein LOC143080382, giving the protein MSHTGHSPESRDRDAGNKIYNSKLVLTKLKTAIISGQKNVSKTFSLQENNDSSKPPTGRYDDKVFSSIVCITKIHNDKITENSEQNRASKTVTPILQTGSNMQTGQNRDQMLNPVVCLVKIHTNKVSENPKQEHAPKTETRILQNSSNLQTGQNGNKRLNLNPVVCLAKIETNEVTKKSEQRHASKTETPKLQKSLNMQTGKHGDKMINPVVCLAKINTDMITKKSEQTHASKTVTPILQNSSNLQTVQHSDNIFDAMVSLTRINTDEIPEMSKQTYASKTVTPIQQNGSNLKTGQNDDKMFNSVVCLTNIKVNKVSNISEQTVSSQPEAHELQDDPNLQTGQFRDKMFSSVVCLSKIKHTERSGINTFPTDILPTKTLVNLESMPIPSTENNLKDEKYIPKGRTKSPKRQIENVDPKLYNSVVFLNRIEVNDKLENNLSKGKSIKRLIESKSKSRPIRINIDNKMKHKKLKPRLKLDNLASKILKSNDSTKQGLPKATRKAIELHDHSDITKPDKISETIDKDDITKASKTDETPMTNNLNDSSDIIQLDDSFEINISDDNQSNVSSEISQPNDSYGINQPDDSSEKIQSKDSPEIIHSDDSSEIIHSDDSPEIIRQDDSVEIIQSGDLVKIIESEDSPKIIQQNNSPKIIIPDDLPDIIHSDDSPKITRQDDSIEIIQSDDSVEIIQSDGSPTIIQQLETIEIFKRADLSKTNEAGDTCKASQSQDTPIIIELDDSSDRPNNTSGVFESDEPDVEIQMSNTTETDPKINISQKDQPTGSTRAIQSSKSSDSSESLQLFEKIKPIPIIRSSDSNKQVKPDQSKKMSNSKVSSKRSKESDNLKKLDKNYDLKHTGQSKKLKQNDSRDNDNSGQSNKRDIGKHTVATNDIKPTTKPADSTGSDGKSTRKIFVCDICNKKLRDPRSFRYHMQRHSGVTKFVCKICNKDFAAKNALEKHKQTHDGIKPFQCLTCNKSFSQKVNLQTHERIHSGIKPFKCEYCDKAFGRKHHLDVHVMTHTGERSCKCTVCDKAFIDKSHLRVHMRVHTGEKPYKCTLCSKSFSRLGSFKDHKSIHTGDKPYSCDICSMTFRLQIALNTHKGTHAEKNSVTCKHCGKGFKHISYMRKHISEMHIGFRKHICKLCDKTFKRAYHLKYHMMVHYGIKPYQCEQCGRKFSDKKKLKEHIWLHTGEKPHQCTYCDKKFRLRTVLKHHIYSHTKERPHKCTVCNKGFTLSFNLKNHMNIHTGERPYNCKLCGMTFVFNHLRKHLRFHCKMRNSSENTNDKSLDGGASASEKNKMTTGHKDRKGRATEKGTQTYVCNVCNKELRTSVDLRVHTRTHTGERPFQCVICKKSFMRTSELKEHTKRHSQSAVARPWSCDVCQKTFAYKSILNKHMMVHTGDRPYKCEECGQDFVFEASLTSHYRNHAGIKPYKCSHCEKMFITLSQLKRHEFIHTGLKPHSCDQCEKSFGRKDQLKSHKHKVHSKSKCLAKKKEQKDDC; this is encoded by the coding sequence ATGTCACATACGGGTCATAGTCCTGAATCACGTGACCGAGATGCAGGCAATAAAATCTATAACTCTAAACTCGTTCTTACAAAACTCAAAACAGCTATAATCTCAGGACAAAAGAATGTCTCTAAAACATTTTCACTGCAAGAAAATAATGATTCTTCTAAGCCACCGACGGGACGATACGATGATAAAGTCTTCAGCTCGATTGTTTGTATTACGAAAATCCACAATGATAAAATTACGGAAAACTCAGAACAAAACCGTGCTTCAAAAACAGTTACACCAATACTGCAAACTGGTTCTAACATGCAGACAGGACAAAATAGGGATCAAATGCTAAACCCTGTGGTTTGCCTCGTTAAGATCCACACAAATAAAGTATCAGAAAACCCAAAACAGGAGCATGCTCCAAAAACGGAAACGCGTATACTGCAAAATAGTTCAAACCTGCAGACAGGACAAAATGGGAATAAAAGGCTTAACCTTAACCCTGTGGTTTGCCTTGCTAAGATTGAAACAAATGAAGTTACGAAAAAATCAGAACAAAGGCATGCTTCAAAAACAGAAACGCCCAAACTGCAAAAAAGCTTAAACATGCAGACAGGAAAACATGGGGATAAAATGATTAACCCAGTGGTATGTCTTGCTAAAATCAACACTGATATGATAACGAAAAAGTCTGAACAAACACATGCTTCCAAAACAGTAACGCCAATACTGCAAAATAGTTCAAACTTGCAGACCGTACAACATAGTGATAACATTTTTGATGCCATGGTTAGTCTTACTAGAATCAACACTGATGAAATTCCGGAAATGTCAAAACAAACGTATGCTTCAAAAACAGTAACGCCAATACAACAAAATGGTTCTAATCTGAAGACAGGACAAAATGATGATAAAATGTTCAATTCGGTAGTTTGTCTCACTAACATTAAAGTGAATAAAGTCTCAAACATTTCTGAACAAACAGTTTCATCACAACCAGAAGCACACGAGCTACAAGATGATCCTAATCTGCAGACAGGACAATTTAGAGACAAAATGTTTAGTTCTGTAGTGTGTCTCTCTAAAATCAAACATACTGAGAGGTCAGGAATAAATACTTTTCCCACGGACATACTACCGACAAAAACTTTGGTCAATTTAGAGTCAATGCCTATTCCTAGCACAGAAAATAATCTCAAAGATGAAAAGTACATTCCAAAAGGCAGAACCAAATCACCTAAACGACAAATTGAAAATGTAGATCCTAAACTTTACAATTCAGTGGTATTTCTGAACAGAATCGAAGTCAATGATAAATTGGAAAATAATCTTTCGAAAGGAAAGTCGATAAAAAGGCTTATCGAGTCGAAATCGAAAAGTCGGCCAATAAGGATAAACATCGATAacaaaatgaaacataaaaagtTAAAACCGAGATTGAAGCTCGACAATTTAGCGTCCAAAATACTGAAATCAAATGACTCCACAAAACAAGGCCTTCCAAAAGCTACTCGCAAAGCAATCGAATTGCATGATCATAGCGACATAACTAAACCCGATAAAATATCCGAAACAATCGATAAAGACGATATAACAAAGGCATCCAAAACGGACGAAACGCCCATGACAAACAATCTAAATGATTCATCTGATATAATCCAACTAGATGATTCATTCGAGATAAATATATCCGATGACAACCAATCAAATGTTTCATCTGAGATCAGCCAGCCAAATGATTCATACGGGATAAACCAACCAGATGATTCGTCCGAAAAAATTCAGTCAAAAGATTCACCCGAGATAATCCACTCAGACGATTCATCCGAGATAATCCACTCAGACGATTCACCCGAGATAATCCGACAAGATGATTCAGTCGAAATAATCCAGTCCGGTGATTTAGTAAAAATAATCGAATCAGAAGATTCACCCAAGATAATCCAACAAAACAATTCACCCAAGATAATCATACCAGATGATTTACCCGATATAATCCACTCAGACGATTCACCAAAGATAACCCGACAAGATGATTCAATCGAAATAATCCAGTCAGATGATTCAGTTGAGATAATCCAATCAGACGGTTCACCCACGATCATCCAACAACTAGAAACTATAGAGATATTCAAACGAGCTGATTTATCTAAGACAAATGAAGCAGGAGATACATGTAAGGCATCCCAATCACAGGATACACCAATCATAATTGAACTAGACGATTCTTCAGACAGACCAAATAATACATCCGGGGTATTCGAATCAGACGAACCAGACGTAGAAAtacaaatgagtaatacaactgaAACGGACCCTAAAATTAACATCAGCCAAAAAGACCAACCAACTGGTTCTACCAGAGCAATCCAATCGAGTAAGTCAAGCGATTCATCTGAATCACtccaattatttgaaaaaattaaaccaATACCAATAATCCGATCAAGTGATTCAAACAAGCAAGTGAAACCGGATCaatcaaaaaaaatgtcaaattccaAAGTCTCTTCTAAAAGATCAAAAGAATCCGACAACCTTAAGAAATTAGACAAGAACTATGATTTAAAGCATACGGGCCAATCAAAGAAGCTGAAACAAAATGATTCAAGAGACAATGATAATAGTGGACAATCGAACAAAAGAGATATTGGAAAGCACACAGTCGCCACGAATGATATAAAACCAACAACTAAACCTGCAGATTCAACCGGAAGTGATGGAAAATCCACccgtaaaatatttgtttgtgatATTTGCAATAAAAAACTTCGTGATCCACGTTCATTTAGGTACCACATGCAAAGACACAGTGGAGTTACAaaatttgtttgtaaaatttgtaaCAAAGATTTTGCAGCTAAAAATGCTTTggaaaaacataaacaaacacacgATGGTATTAAACCCTTTCAGTGCCTTACATGCAACAAGAGCTTCTCCCAAAAGGTCAACTTACAAACGCATGAAAGGATCCATTCGGGGATTAAACCATTTAAATGTGAATATTGTGATAAAGCATTTGGCCGGAAGCATCATTTAGATGTCCACGTGATGACACATACTGGCGAACGTTCTTGCAAATGCACCGTATGCGACAAAGCATTTATAGATAAAAGCCACTTGAGAGTACACATGCGCGTTCATACTGGGGAAAAGCCTTATAAGTGTACTTTATGCTCTAAGAGTTTCAGCAGACTCGGTTCTTTTAAAGACCACAAGTCCATCCACACCGGCGACAAGCCATACTCCTGTGATATTTGCTCAATGACTTTCAGATTGCAAATAGCGTTGAACACCCATAAGGGAACACATGCAGAGAAAAACAGTGTTACTTGCAAACACTGTGGAAAAGGTTTTAAACACATCAGTTACATGAGAAAACATATCTCTGAAATGCATATAGGATTTAGAAAGCACATTTGCAAACTATgcgataaaacatttaaaagagcGTACcatttaaaatatcatatgatGGTACATTATGGCATCAAACCGTATCAGTGTGAACAATGTGGAAGAAAATTCagtgacaaaaagaaattgaaagaACACATTTGGCTGCACACTGGTGAAAAACCCCATCAATGTACCTACTGTGACAAAAAATTTCGATTGAGAACGGTTTTAAAACATCATATCTATTCACATACCAAGGAACGGCCTCATAAGTGCACTGTTTGTAATAAAGGCTTCACTTTGTCATTTAATTTGAAGAATCACATGAATATTCATACTGGTGAACGCCCATATAATTGTAAACTGTGTGGAATGACCTTCGTTTTCAACCATCTAAGGAAACATTTACGCTTTCATTGTAAAATGCGGAACAGCAGTGAAAATACTAATGACAAATCACTTGACGGAGGTGCGTCTGcgtcagaaaaaaataaaatgacaaccgGACATAAAGATCGTAAAGGTCGTGCTACGGAAAAGGGAACACAAACCTACGTCTGCAACGTTTGTAACAAAGAACTTAGAACTAGTGTAGATCTGCGTGTTCACACAAGAACGCATACAGGCGAACGTCCTTTCCAATGTGTTATCTGCAAAAAATCATTTATGCGAACTTCAGAATTGAAAGAACATACCAAACGACATTCTCAGTCGGCAGTGGCGCGACCTTGGTCATGTGATGTGTGTCAGAAAACATTTGCTTATAAATCTATCCTAAATAAACACATGATGGTTCATACTGGCGACAGGCCATATAAATGTGAAGAATGTGGACAGGATTTTGTGTTCGAGGCCTCATTAACGAGTCATTATAGAAATCATGCTGGCATCAAGCCTTATAAATGCAGTCACTGCGAGAAGATGTTCATTACTCTATCTCAATTAAAAAGGCACGAATTTATCCATACTGGCCTTAAACCACACTCCTGTGATCAATGCGAAAAATCATTCGGTAGAAAGGATCAACTGAAATCACATAAGCATAAAGTTCATTCAAAAAGTAAGTGTTTAGCCAAGAAAAAAGAACAAAAGGACGATTGTTAA